In a genomic window of Saccharothrix sp. HUAS TT1:
- a CDS encoding sensor histidine kinase, which produces MVILLELLVVAAPAAMVLLADHVPYAWSLPTALAACLVLPVRRRRPWVAALACLPGLVGGLGWPPAVVALYRIGRKSTVPVMIAWVAAATVLPSALVVTTQRLPPGPALLTVTFALFMAGAPTALGALVTTRHHLTASLAEASRARTAELEAREAGARASERARIAREIHDAVGHHATLIAVESAALATTTDDAKTRETALRLRASAKEALAEMRAALGLLNTEPTPGFEGVQALIDRAASAGMAVHYEDRSGPPPPPSTGRAVYRVVQEALTNVTKHAPGAEVHVRLSRQDGRLHVTISNGPSPTAGFPSPDRGGQGLHGLTERVIQAGGGLTTRKGADGSFVLDVNLPSGPSKVDTDDSTFGGSARNRANA; this is translated from the coding sequence GTGGTGATCCTCCTCGAACTCCTGGTCGTCGCGGCGCCCGCCGCGATGGTCCTGCTCGCCGACCACGTCCCGTACGCGTGGTCCCTCCCCACCGCCCTGGCCGCGTGCCTAGTGCTCCCCGTGCGCCGCCGGCGGCCGTGGGTCGCGGCCCTGGCGTGCCTGCCGGGCCTCGTCGGAGGTCTGGGCTGGCCGCCCGCCGTGGTGGCGCTGTACCGGATCGGCCGCAAGTCCACCGTGCCGGTGATGATCGCCTGGGTGGCCGCGGCCACCGTCCTCCCGTCCGCCCTGGTGGTCACCACCCAACGCCTGCCACCGGGACCGGCCCTCCTCACGGTCACCTTCGCCCTGTTCATGGCAGGCGCGCCGACGGCCCTGGGCGCCCTGGTCACCACCAGACACCACCTGACCGCGAGCCTGGCCGAAGCCTCCCGGGCGCGGACCGCGGAACTGGAAGCCCGCGAAGCCGGCGCCCGTGCGTCGGAACGGGCCAGGATCGCCCGCGAGATCCACGACGCCGTCGGCCACCACGCCACGCTCATCGCTGTGGAGTCGGCAGCCCTGGCCACCACCACCGATGATGCCAAGACCCGCGAGACCGCGTTGCGCCTCCGTGCGTCGGCGAAGGAGGCCCTGGCCGAGATGCGCGCCGCCCTCGGCCTGCTCAACACCGAGCCCACTCCGGGCTTCGAAGGCGTCCAAGCCCTGATCGACCGAGCAGCATCAGCCGGGATGGCGGTGCACTACGAAGACCGAAGCGGCCCCCCACCCCCACCCTCCACCGGCCGCGCGGTCTACCGGGTGGTGCAGGAAGCGCTGACCAACGTGACCAAGCACGCCCCGGGGGCCGAGGTCCACGTGCGACTGTCCCGGCAAGACGGGCGGCTGCACGTGACGATCTCCAACGGCCCGAGCCCGACTGCGGGGTTCCCGTCACCGGACCGAGGCGGCCAGGGGCTGCACGGCCTGACGGAACGCGTGATCCAAGCGGGCGGCGGCCTGACCACCAGGAAGGGTGCGGACGGGAGCTTCGTCCTGGACGTGAACCTACCCTCGGGTCCGTCGAAAGTTGACACAGATGACTCAACTTTTGGCGGTAGTGCACGAAACCGCGCGAACGCATAG
- a CDS encoding response regulator translates to MGLPGTVPVRLVLADDEALLRQGLRVLLEADGRVEVVAEAADGAGLLDVVRRCRPDVALVDVQMPGMDGLAALKALLAWPDPPALAVLTTFDLDDYVARALELGAQGFLLKDAEPDALVRAVLDLAAGGAVLDPRITARLLPKLRTATLRQDAQIDGLSARERQVLGLLANGQPNSASAASLGLSEATVKSYVSTVLTKLGVENRVQAALVAHRVGTW, encoded by the coding sequence ATGGGGTTGCCTGGCACCGTGCCGGTGCGATTGGTCCTCGCTGACGACGAAGCGCTGCTCCGCCAGGGGCTGAGGGTGCTGCTCGAAGCGGACGGGCGGGTCGAGGTCGTGGCGGAAGCCGCGGACGGCGCCGGCCTGCTCGACGTCGTCCGCCGGTGCCGGCCGGACGTGGCGCTGGTGGACGTGCAGATGCCGGGGATGGACGGGCTGGCGGCGTTGAAGGCGCTGCTGGCCTGGCCCGACCCGCCCGCGCTCGCCGTGCTGACCACGTTCGACCTGGACGACTACGTGGCCAGGGCGTTGGAGCTCGGCGCGCAGGGCTTCCTGCTCAAGGACGCCGAACCGGACGCCCTGGTCCGCGCCGTGCTCGACCTGGCAGCCGGGGGAGCGGTGCTCGACCCCCGGATCACCGCCCGCCTGCTGCCCAAGCTGCGGACCGCCACCCTCCGGCAGGACGCCCAAATCGACGGACTGAGCGCCCGGGAGCGCCAGGTGCTCGGGCTGCTGGCGAACGGCCAACCGAACAGCGCCAGCGCCGCGTCGCTCGGCCTGAGCGAGGCGACGGTCAAGAGCTACGTCTCCACCGTGCTGACCAAGCTCGGGGTCGAGAACCGGGTCCAGGCCGCCCTGGTCGCCCACCGGGTGGGCACGTGGTGA
- the der gene encoding ribosome biogenesis GTPase Der produces the protein MTDLDGTWADESDWTAFDEAVEGEEAGAPPMPVLAVVGRPNVGKSTLVNRIIGRREAVVQDVPGVTRDRVAYDALWNGRKFTVVDTGGWEPDATGMMASVAAQAELAMATADAILFVVDATVGATTTDEAAVKLLRRSKRPVLVVANKVDDERLMAEVASLWSLGLGEPIPVSGLHGRGSGDMLDAILKALPETPRETYEAVRGGPRRVALVGRPNVGKSSLLNRLTGENRSVVHDVAGTTVDPVDSLVELDEELWRFVDTAGLRKRVNFASGAEYYASLRTKAAIESAEVAIVLLDASEPISEQDLRVLTMVVESGRACVLAFNKWDLVDEDRRNAMVRELERGLVRVPWAEKVNISALTGRAVRKLAPALRTALNSWDTRVPTGRLNSWLTDLIAATPPPVRSGKQPKVLFATQAATRPPTFVLFTTGFLEAGYRRFIERKLREEFGFQGSPVRISVRVREKRPKK, from the coding sequence ATGACGGACTTGGACGGCACCTGGGCGGACGAGTCCGACTGGACCGCGTTCGACGAGGCGGTGGAGGGCGAGGAGGCCGGCGCGCCGCCGATGCCGGTGCTGGCCGTGGTCGGCCGGCCGAACGTGGGCAAGTCGACGCTGGTCAACCGCATCATCGGCCGCCGCGAGGCGGTCGTGCAGGACGTGCCGGGCGTGACCCGCGACCGGGTCGCCTACGACGCGCTGTGGAACGGCCGCAAGTTCACCGTGGTCGACACCGGCGGCTGGGAGCCCGACGCCACCGGCATGATGGCCTCCGTCGCCGCCCAGGCCGAGCTGGCCATGGCCACCGCCGACGCGATCCTGTTCGTGGTCGACGCCACCGTCGGCGCGACCACCACCGACGAGGCCGCCGTGAAGCTGCTGCGCCGGTCCAAGCGGCCCGTGCTGGTGGTGGCCAACAAGGTGGACGACGAGCGGCTGATGGCCGAGGTCGCCTCCCTGTGGTCGCTCGGCCTCGGCGAGCCCATCCCGGTGTCCGGCCTGCACGGCCGCGGCTCCGGCGACATGCTCGACGCGATCCTGAAGGCGCTGCCCGAGACGCCCCGCGAGACCTACGAGGCCGTCCGCGGCGGCCCGCGCCGGGTCGCCCTCGTCGGCCGGCCGAACGTCGGCAAGTCGTCCCTGCTCAACCGGCTGACCGGGGAGAACCGGTCGGTCGTGCACGACGTCGCCGGCACCACCGTCGACCCGGTCGACTCGCTGGTCGAGCTGGACGAGGAGCTGTGGCGGTTCGTGGACACCGCCGGCCTGCGCAAGCGGGTGAACTTCGCGTCCGGCGCCGAGTACTACGCGTCGCTGCGCACCAAGGCCGCGATCGAGTCCGCCGAGGTCGCGATCGTGCTGCTGGACGCGTCCGAGCCGATCAGCGAGCAGGACCTGCGGGTGCTGACCATGGTCGTGGAGTCCGGCCGGGCGTGCGTGCTGGCGTTCAACAAGTGGGACCTGGTGGACGAGGACCGGCGCAACGCGATGGTGCGCGAGCTGGAACGCGGGCTGGTCCGGGTGCCGTGGGCGGAGAAGGTGAACATCTCGGCGCTGACCGGGCGCGCCGTGCGCAAGCTCGCGCCCGCGCTGCGGACCGCGTTGAACTCGTGGGACACCCGGGTGCCGACCGGCAGGCTCAACTCGTGGCTGACCGACCTGATCGCCGCCACCCCGCCGCCGGTGCGCAGCGGCAAGCAGCCGAAGGTGCTGTTCGCGACCCAGGCCGCCACCCGGCCGCCGACGTTCGTGCTGTTCACGACCGGCTTCCTGGAGGCGGGCTACCGGCGGTTCATCGAGCGGAAGCTGCGCGAGGAGTTCGGCTTCCAGGGCAGCCCGGTGCGGATCTCGGTGCGGGTGCGGGAGAAGCGCCCGAAGAAGTGA
- a CDS encoding lysophospholipid acyltransferase family protein → MTDQLPEGSTPWLHDVGRWISRVPFRVPFRVRVHGASRMPSTGPVVVVANHSSMADGPILFGRLSRRVVFLIKQEMFKGVAGTLLRRIGQLAVRRGEPDRGPLLAAQQVLRAGGVVGVFPEGTRGAGDVAEAQKGAAWLARSTGALVVPVACRGTLRPAGTRRRFRPVVDVLVGEPFELSDDKGRQALVKATEQVRDRLATLVAELDSQRGEAR, encoded by the coding sequence GTGACCGACCAGCTCCCCGAGGGCTCGACGCCCTGGTTGCACGACGTCGGCCGGTGGATCTCGCGCGTGCCCTTCCGCGTGCCGTTCCGGGTCCGGGTGCACGGCGCCTCGCGGATGCCGTCGACCGGCCCCGTGGTCGTCGTGGCCAACCACAGCTCGATGGCGGACGGGCCGATACTGTTCGGCCGGCTGTCCCGGCGCGTGGTCTTCCTGATCAAGCAGGAGATGTTCAAGGGCGTGGCGGGCACGCTGCTGCGCAGGATCGGCCAACTGGCCGTGCGGCGCGGCGAACCCGACCGCGGACCGCTGCTCGCGGCGCAGCAGGTGCTGCGGGCGGGCGGCGTGGTCGGCGTGTTCCCCGAGGGCACCCGCGGCGCGGGCGACGTGGCCGAGGCGCAGAAGGGCGCGGCCTGGTTGGCCCGCTCGACCGGCGCCCTCGTCGTGCCCGTCGCGTGCCGCGGCACCCTGCGCCCGGCCGGGACCCGACGGCGGTTCCGGCCCGTGGTGGACGTGCTCGTGGGTGAGCCGTTCGAGCTGTCGGACGACAAGGGTCGCCAGGCGCTCGTGAAGGCCACCGAGCAGGTCCGCGACCGCTTGGCCACGCTGGTGGCCGAGCTCGACAGCCAGCGAGGAGAAGCACGATGA
- the cmk gene encoding (d)CMP kinase, protein MVHGELRGVVALDGPSGTGKSSAARRLAAALGARYLDTGAMYRAVTLAVLRAGADPADQAAVAGVAAAARLVQGTNPDRSTTTLDGDDVGAEIRGPEVTLAVSPVSAVPAVRELLVAEQRRIIAAALDEVGGIVVEGRDIGTAVAPDAPLKVYLTADAEARAQRRAKQDSASGRAATLDATLADVRRRDTYDSTRAASPLRAADDAVVLDTTSLDLAGTLAALLELVDAKGLLAQPSGRVRG, encoded by the coding sequence GTGGTACACGGTGAGCTGCGTGGCGTGGTGGCCCTCGACGGGCCGTCCGGCACCGGCAAGTCCTCCGCGGCGCGCCGGCTCGCGGCGGCGCTGGGCGCCCGCTACCTGGACACCGGCGCGATGTACCGCGCGGTCACGCTGGCCGTGCTGCGCGCCGGCGCCGACCCCGCCGACCAGGCCGCGGTGGCCGGGGTCGCGGCCGCGGCGCGGCTCGTGCAGGGCACGAACCCGGACCGCTCGACCACGACCCTCGACGGCGACGACGTCGGCGCGGAGATCCGCGGCCCCGAGGTGACGCTGGCCGTGTCGCCGGTGTCGGCCGTGCCCGCGGTGCGCGAGCTGCTGGTCGCCGAGCAGCGCCGGATCATCGCGGCGGCGCTGGACGAGGTGGGCGGCATCGTGGTGGAGGGCCGGGACATCGGCACCGCCGTCGCGCCCGACGCGCCGCTGAAGGTCTACCTGACCGCCGACGCCGAGGCCCGCGCCCAGCGCCGCGCCAAGCAGGACAGCGCGTCCGGCCGGGCGGCCACGCTGGACGCCACGCTCGCCGACGTGCGGCGCCGGGACACCTACGACTCCACCCGCGCGGCGTCGCCGCTGCGCGCCGCGGACGACGCGGTCGTGCTCGACACGACGTCGCTCGACCTGGCCGGCACGCTGGCCGCGCTGCTGGAACTGGTGGACGCCAAGGGACTGCTGGCCCAGCCGAGCGGACGGGTGCGCGGGTGA
- a CDS encoding DUF1015 family protein, protein MTGRVRSIDRGWVVRDRVPGPDVDEFAEPERVVAALARARPGTLLAVQHPHRTPAALAAGSSLLDALPHAAAELAHLRRTAYREVRDVVAPYRVDGPDGTAHGLLCMVDPAVAGHTEDVYPDVVAERARVLSGLGCVTSAAMLVPVARGEVRLTRLVAEVDDEPAVSVVDPGGRRHWLWLVGPGERQDALLAAAGEHPLMVADGNHRVAASAGLPGLLALVTAGPDVRVGPIHRAVAGAGLSLADMASAWRALGLAVTPVDAASRPSPGVVIAVAGSYAVRVDLPSTGVDHAFVEAVLLAEALGLDPESPHVRPVTGEPPGAGEADVVLLIAPVPLDEVLAVHAAGGRMPRKSTYFTPKPRSGLLLADL, encoded by the coding sequence GTGACGGGACGTGTTCGGTCGATCGACCGTGGATGGGTCGTGCGCGACCGGGTGCCGGGACCGGACGTCGACGAGTTCGCCGAGCCGGAGCGGGTCGTCGCCGCCCTGGCCCGCGCCCGCCCGGGCACGCTGCTCGCCGTGCAGCACCCGCACCGCACGCCCGCCGCGCTGGCCGCCGGGTCGAGCCTGCTCGACGCCCTCCCGCACGCCGCCGCCGAGCTGGCCCACCTGCGCCGCACCGCGTACCGCGAGGTGCGCGACGTGGTCGCGCCGTACCGGGTGGACGGCCCGGACGGCACCGCGCACGGGCTGCTGTGCATGGTCGACCCGGCGGTGGCCGGCCACACCGAGGACGTCTACCCGGACGTGGTCGCCGAACGGGCGCGCGTGCTGTCCGGCCTCGGCTGCGTCACCAGCGCCGCGATGCTCGTGCCGGTGGCCCGCGGTGAGGTCCGGCTGACCCGGCTGGTGGCCGAGGTGGACGACGAGCCCGCGGTGTCCGTGGTCGACCCCGGCGGACGGCGGCACTGGTTGTGGCTGGTCGGTCCCGGGGAGCGCCAGGACGCCCTGCTGGCCGCCGCCGGCGAGCACCCGCTGATGGTGGCCGACGGCAACCACCGGGTGGCCGCGTCGGCCGGGTTACCGGGGTTGCTCGCCCTGGTCACGGCCGGTCCGGACGTCCGGGTCGGGCCGATCCACCGGGCCGTGGCCGGCGCCGGGCTGTCGCTGGCCGACATGGCCTCCGCGTGGCGGGCGCTCGGGCTCGCCGTCACGCCGGTCGACGCGGCGTCACGACCGTCACCCGGCGTGGTGATCGCGGTGGCCGGGTCGTACGCGGTGCGCGTCGACCTGCCGTCGACGGGCGTGGACCACGCGTTCGTCGAGGCCGTGCTGCTGGCCGAGGCGCTGGGGCTGGACCCGGAGAGCCCGCACGTGCGGCCGGTGACCGGTGAGCCGCCCGGCGCGGGCGAGGCGGACGTCGTCCTGCTGATCGCGCCCGTGCCGCTGGACGAGGTGCTGGCCGTGCACGCGGCGGGCGGTCGGATGCCGCGCAAGAGCACCTACTTCACCCCCAAGCCGCGCAGTGGCCTGCTGCTGGCCGACCTGTAA
- a CDS encoding cation:proton antiporter regulatory subunit encodes MNVEVTPLPGIGTRQDFMIRAGRRIGVITHRDGKFELIVSHRDDPDGCAASIALTAAEASTLAGLLGSPQLVAHLQEQHREVAGISTKQFPIVPGSRFDGSPLAETELRTRTGASIVAVVRSGSVHPSPRPDFGFEGGDLVVVVGTADGLNAAGELLGGG; translated from the coding sequence GTGAACGTCGAGGTGACGCCGCTTCCGGGGATCGGCACCCGTCAGGACTTCATGATCCGCGCGGGCCGTCGGATCGGGGTGATAACCCACCGTGACGGCAAGTTCGAGCTGATCGTGTCACACCGGGACGACCCGGACGGGTGCGCGGCGTCGATAGCGCTCACGGCCGCGGAGGCGAGCACCCTGGCCGGGCTGCTCGGCTCGCCGCAGCTGGTGGCGCACCTCCAGGAGCAGCACCGCGAGGTCGCGGGCATCTCGACCAAGCAGTTCCCGATCGTGCCCGGCTCCCGGTTCGACGGCAGCCCGCTGGCCGAGACCGAGCTGCGCACCCGCACCGGCGCGTCCATCGTGGCCGTCGTGCGCTCGGGCTCGGTGCACCCGTCGCCGCGCCCCGACTTCGGGTTCGAGGGCGGCGACCTGGTCGTCGTCGTGGGCACCGCCGACGGCCTCAACGCCGCCGGCGAGCTGCTGGGCGGTGGCTGA
- a CDS encoding cation:proton antiporter — MHSTAIALIQLGAVFFGLGLLGKMAWRVGISPIPLYLIGGLAFGQGGLVPLHGIEDFTHLSSEIGVILLLLLLGLEYSAAELMTGLKRSWTAGLLDIALNATPGVIAALILGWGPVGALAMGGVTYISSSGIIAKVLGDLGRLGNRETPVVLSVLVFEDLAMAVYLPILTAVLAGVSFVGGLTAVGISLAAITVVLVIALKFGRYVSAVVDSPDPEVFLLKVLGAALLVAGLASQLQVSAAVGAFLLGIAISGSTAENATRMLEPLRDLFAAMFFVVFGLNTDPASIPPVLALAVALAVVTTLTKVATGWWAARQQGIGRMGRARAGAALVARGEFSIVIASLTVASGAVDGELAALATAYVLLMAVLGPVAARVVEPLAKKFTRKRGDAPAVA, encoded by the coding sequence TTGCACAGCACCGCAATCGCTCTGATCCAACTGGGCGCGGTCTTCTTCGGGCTGGGCCTGCTCGGCAAGATGGCGTGGCGGGTCGGCATCTCGCCGATCCCGCTCTACCTGATCGGCGGCCTGGCCTTCGGGCAGGGCGGCCTGGTGCCGTTGCACGGCATCGAGGACTTCACGCACCTCTCCAGCGAGATCGGCGTCATCCTCCTGCTCCTCCTGCTCGGCCTGGAGTACTCGGCCGCCGAGCTGATGACGGGCCTCAAGCGGTCGTGGACGGCGGGCCTGCTCGACATCGCGCTGAACGCGACGCCGGGCGTGATCGCCGCGCTGATCCTGGGCTGGGGCCCGGTCGGCGCGCTGGCGATGGGCGGCGTCACCTACATCTCGTCGTCCGGGATCATCGCCAAGGTGCTCGGCGACCTGGGCCGGCTGGGCAACCGGGAGACCCCGGTGGTGCTGTCGGTGCTGGTGTTCGAGGACCTGGCGATGGCGGTCTACCTGCCGATCCTGACGGCCGTGCTGGCGGGCGTGAGCTTCGTCGGCGGGTTGACCGCGGTGGGCATCTCGCTGGCCGCGATCACGGTGGTGCTGGTGATCGCGCTGAAGTTCGGCCGGTACGTCTCGGCGGTGGTGGACAGCCCCGACCCGGAGGTGTTCCTGCTCAAGGTGCTGGGCGCGGCGCTGCTGGTGGCGGGCCTGGCGTCGCAGCTGCAGGTGTCGGCGGCGGTCGGCGCGTTCCTGCTCGGCATCGCGATCTCGGGGTCGACGGCGGAGAACGCGACGCGGATGCTGGAGCCGCTGCGCGACCTGTTCGCGGCGATGTTCTTCGTGGTGTTCGGGCTGAACACCGACCCGGCGTCGATCCCGCCGGTGCTGGCGCTCGCGGTGGCGCTGGCCGTGGTCACCACCTTGACGAAGGTGGCCACCGGGTGGTGGGCCGCGCGGCAGCAGGGCATCGGGCGGATGGGCCGGGCCCGGGCGGGCGCGGCGCTGGTGGCGCGCGGCGAGTTCTCGATCGTGATCGCGTCGCTGACCGTGGCGTCCGGCGCCGTGGACGGCGAGCTGGCGGCGCTCGCGACGGCGTACGTGCTGCTGATGGCCGTGCTCGGGCCGGTCGCGGCGCGGGTGGTGGAACCGTTGGCGAAGAAGTTCACCCGAAAGCGTGGTGACGCGCCCGCGGTGGCCTGA